One genomic region from Cardinium endosymbiont of Dermatophagoides farinae encodes:
- a CDS encoding HIT family protein, producing MQTPTDLSTHSCIFCQIAAGQAPCHTIWEDVHYMAFLSIFPNTEGFTVVIPKHHLSSYIFDHASEEINGLMAAAKQVADLLVDKFPTVERTALVFEGYGVNHLHAKLIPLHGTKGDNWKRIASTIKTKFDRYPGYISSHDAERESDEKLAAIASLLKN from the coding sequence ATGCAAACACCTACTGATCTATCGACACATAGCTGCATCTTTTGTCAGATTGCAGCTGGACAAGCACCTTGTCATACAATATGGGAGGATGTACACTATATGGCTTTCCTATCTATATTTCCTAATACAGAAGGGTTTACAGTGGTGATACCCAAGCATCACTTAAGTAGCTATATCTTTGATCATGCCTCAGAAGAGATCAATGGGTTAATGGCAGCAGCCAAGCAAGTAGCTGACCTATTGGTCGATAAATTTCCAACCGTTGAGCGAACAGCCCTTGTATTTGAAGGGTATGGCGTAAACCACCTGCATGCTAAATTAATCCCTTTACATGGAACGAAGGGGGATAATTGGAAGCGCATTGCCAGTACCATTAAAACTAAATTCGATAGATACCCTGGTTACATTTCCTCCCATGACGCAGAACGGGAGTCGGATGAAAAATTAGCAGCAATCGCTAGTTTGTTAAAAAATTAG
- a CDS encoding AAA family ATPase, which translates to MNYKKEDKELLRKDEQVDITESVQIPVGSADVKEMIAQKLYADKTACITKLFNTNGIYYFFTRPRRFGKSLLLDTIDQIAKGNKELFKTCAIYRDKKYKWKKYPVIWFNFSKLAKDSSEKLQNNLIDILYSFAKNYTIDRNEIDPIIGEPTVEGTLEKLINALKKLDNGYEPTPIILIDEYDSPLISCKKEQYEGVLAVLSSFFKVLKGSQKDCKFIFVTGVTKFHLSGLTSGANSANDISFHEDYAEMLGYTEEDIDILFLSKDTIVNPVLEKLNKKNTHGKNYTLSQIKQELKDYYNGYYFTADKMVSVYNPDSILRFFYAKDFENSWFNSGSPTILLGVSLDIGNYCTLRLFSVLKMFFFFFQVIV; encoded by the coding sequence ATGAATTATAAAAAAGAAGATAAAGAACTACTAAGAAAGGATGAACAAGTAGATATTACCGAAAGTGTTCAAATTCCGGTTGGCAGCGCTGATGTCAAAGAGATGATCGCACAAAAGTTGTATGCAGATAAAACGGCCTGTATCACTAAACTCTTCAATACGAATGGTATATATTATTTCTTTACACGACCACGTAGATTTGGTAAATCTCTACTACTAGATACCATAGACCAAATAGCAAAAGGGAATAAAGAATTATTTAAAACATGTGCTATTTATAGAGATAAAAAATATAAGTGGAAAAAATATCCGGTCATTTGGTTCAATTTTTCAAAGTTGGCTAAGGATAGTTCAGAAAAACTACAAAACAACTTGATAGACATATTATATTCCTTTGCTAAAAATTATACTATAGATAGAAATGAAATAGATCCTATTATAGGTGAACCAACAGTGGAAGGTACACTGGAAAAGTTGATTAATGCGTTAAAAAAACTAGATAACGGTTATGAACCTACACCTATTATCTTAATAGATGAATATGACAGTCCATTAATATCTTGTAAAAAAGAGCAGTATGAAGGGGTGCTTGCTGTCCTTAGTTCGTTTTTTAAAGTTTTAAAAGGAAGTCAGAAGGACTGTAAATTTATTTTTGTAACAGGTGTAACTAAATTTCACTTATCTGGACTTACATCAGGGGCTAACTCGGCCAATGATATATCCTTCCATGAGGATTATGCAGAGATGTTGGGTTATACGGAAGAAGATATAGATATTCTATTTCTTAGCAAGGATACAATTGTTAATCCCGTACTTGAAAAGCTTAACAAAAAAAATACTCATGGAAAAAATTACACACTAAGTCAAATAAAACAAGAGTTAAAGGATTATTATAATGGTTATTATTTTACAGCTGATAAAATGGTAAGCGTTTATAATCCAGATTCTATACTAAGATTCTTCTATGCAAAAGACTTTGAGAATTCCTGGTTTAACTCTGGTAGTCCTACCATCCTATTGGGGGTCTCCTTGGATATAGGAAATTATTGTACGTTAAGGCTGTTTTCTGTACTAAAGATGTTCTTCTTTTTCTTCCAGGTTATTGTATAA
- a CDS encoding recombinase family protein encodes MFIRAYLRASTEDQFADRAKEMLEQFVQERGHKIASYYRENISGTKLERPELGRLLMDSHRNDILLVEQIDRLTRLSNSDWLTLKKQIEHHELRIVSLDIPTSWQVLSDKEPSQNDPVTRAVISAINNMLMDLMAAMSYKDWLSRQQRQKQGIERARQEGKYRGKQADHERHQKVIYYRSVKKLSIQDTAQATGYSASQVCRIQKLYFVNNEKSDAKHF; translated from the coding sequence ATGTTCATCAGAGCTTATTTGAGAGCTTCAACAGAAGATCAGTTTGCAGATCGAGCAAAAGAAATGCTCGAGCAGTTTGTTCAGGAGAGAGGACACAAAATCGCTAGCTACTACCGAGAAAATATCAGCGGAACAAAACTGGAAAGACCAGAACTGGGACGATTACTAATGGATAGTCACCGAAATGATATTCTACTAGTAGAACAAATAGATCGGCTGACCAGACTTAGTAACAGTGACTGGCTAACACTCAAAAAGCAGATTGAACATCATGAATTGAGAATTGTAAGTCTGGACATCCCAACTTCATGGCAGGTTTTGTCTGACAAAGAACCATCACAAAATGATCCAGTAACTCGTGCTGTGATTTCTGCCATCAATAATATGCTCATGGATCTAATGGCCGCAATGTCGTATAAGGATTGGTTGAGCCGTCAGCAACGGCAAAAACAGGGAATCGAAAGAGCACGTCAAGAGGGTAAATATCGTGGAAAACAGGCTGATCATGAGCGTCACCAGAAGGTAATATATTATCGAAGTGTTAAAAAACTAAGCATTCAAGATACCGCACAAGCTACCGGGTACAGCGCTTCGCAGGTATGTCGTATTCAGAAATTGTACTTTGTAAACAATGAAAAAAGCGATGCTAAGCACTTTTAA
- a CDS encoding PD-(D/E)XK nuclease domain-containing protein, which produces MQRCWAIQKRILRNCFFDDKQLYINEVITSLQENWGKSENYTDEQLKQALKDYYNGYCFSRNKRTRRMYNPDSILKFFRDRAFGNYWSNSGNPAILLKQIKNNIDRFTIPWDNSSFAINQLEFEILASSLNEIALFPLMYQTGYLTLEPNGFKDDKRADKNATDYYLKFPNQEVQSALKLTLSRFIIQKQQETGRAYSASILDALRNEKWCGCLNLIKGAFLAKAVYHFLDKIERSFQGALYSFLNGVFHTTQDMQVNAELASESGRLDIALEDKLHQTAYIFELKVGKSVSEALQQIYDKDYSMTFNTCYKKVCVALKYDPVRLNITEAAIEVHKRDEQHTFEVMPRKNFAVNAVGYFQEVGSQGMEV; this is translated from the coding sequence ATGCAGAGATGTTGGGCTATACAGAAGAGGATATTGAGAAACTGTTTTTTTGATGATAAACAGCTATATATTAATGAAGTAATAACCAGTCTACAAGAAAACTGGGGTAAATCAGAAAACTATACAGATGAACAATTAAAACAAGCGTTAAAAGATTATTACAATGGCTACTGTTTTAGTCGCAATAAGCGTACAAGACGCATGTATAACCCAGACTCTATATTAAAATTCTTTAGAGATAGAGCATTTGGTAATTACTGGTCCAACTCGGGTAATCCTGCCATCTTACTCAAACAAATAAAAAACAATATCGATAGATTTACGATCCCTTGGGACAACTCTAGCTTTGCTATCAATCAACTCGAATTTGAAATCCTGGCAAGCTCGCTTAACGAAATAGCTTTATTCCCTTTAATGTACCAAACAGGGTATCTTACCCTAGAGCCTAATGGATTTAAAGATGACAAACGAGCAGATAAAAACGCAACCGACTACTATTTAAAGTTTCCGAATCAGGAAGTACAATCCGCTTTAAAGTTGACATTATCCAGGTTTATAATTCAAAAACAACAAGAAACAGGAAGAGCATATAGCGCTTCTATTTTAGATGCATTAAGAAATGAAAAGTGGTGTGGATGTTTAAATCTTATTAAAGGTGCTTTTTTAGCTAAAGCAGTCTACCATTTTCTAGATAAAATAGAAAGGAGTTTTCAGGGTGCTTTATATTCTTTCCTCAATGGTGTCTTTCATACCACGCAAGACATGCAAGTGAATGCTGAGCTAGCCAGTGAGTCAGGACGTTTGGATATAGCGCTAGAGGATAAATTGCACCAAACCGCTTACATTTTTGAGTTAAAAGTAGGCAAGTCAGTTTCAGAAGCTTTGCAGCAAATCTACGATAAAGATTACAGCATGACCTTCAACACATGCTATAAAAAAGTATGCGTAGCTTTAAAATATGATCCTGTAAGACTTAATATTACAGAAGCAGCTATTGAAGTCCATAAACGCGACGAGCAACATACCTTTGAGGTAATGCCGCGTAAAAACTTTGCAGTGAACGCTGTGGGGTATTTTCAAGAAGTAGGATCGCAAGGTATGGAAGTTTGA
- a CDS encoding AAA family ATPase, protein MDAKKEDKAIRKGEQQVDGTEGVQIPVGSADVKEMIAQKLYADKTAYITKLFNTNGIYYFFTRPHRFGKSLLLDTIDQIAKGNKELFKACAIYKDKTYKWKRYPVIWFNFSKLSAKTGSSLEASLVKKLYDIANDYDIDKSKMQPIIGLPTINDTLSDLIRALQKLGSSYASQPIVLIDEYDSPLISCESVQYEEILAVLSSFFKVLKGSQKDCKFIFVTGVTKFHLSGLTSGANSANDISLHEDYAEMLGYTEEDIEKLFF, encoded by the coding sequence ATGGATGCTAAAAAGGAAGATAAAGCAATAAGAAAAGGGGAACAACAAGTAGATGGTACCGAAGGTGTTCAAATCCCCGTTGGCAGCGCTGATGTCAAAGAGATGATTGCACAAAAGTTGTATGCAGATAAAACCGCCTATATCACTAAACTATTTAATACGAATGGTATATATTATTTCTTTACAAGACCACATAGATTTGGTAAATCTCTACTCCTAGATACCATAGACCAAATAGCAAAAGGGAATAAAGAATTATTCAAGGCATGTGCTATTTATAAAGATAAAACCTATAAGTGGAAAAGATATCCGGTCATTTGGTTCAATTTCTCAAAGTTAAGTGCTAAAACAGGCTCATCGCTGGAAGCTAGTTTAGTAAAAAAATTATACGACATCGCCAATGATTATGATATAGATAAATCTAAGATGCAACCTATCATTGGGTTACCAACCATCAACGACACACTGAGTGACTTGATTAGAGCACTGCAAAAATTAGGTAGTAGTTATGCATCTCAACCAATTGTATTAATCGATGAATATGACAGTCCACTCATTTCCTGCGAAAGCGTGCAATATGAAGAGATACTTGCTGTTCTTAGTTCGTTTTTTAAAGTTTTAAAAGGCAGTCAGAAGGACTGTAAATTTATTTTTGTAACAGGCGTAACTAAATTTCATTTATCTGGACTTACCTCAGGAGCGAATTCAGCCAATGATATATCCTTGCATGAGGACTATGCAGAGATGTTGGGCTATACAGAAGAGGATATTGAGAAACTGTTTTTTTGA
- a CDS encoding ankyrin repeat domain-containing protein codes for MKNQHGNTPLYYAASKGHLEVVQTLVVATGIQIMVKNRYDRTPLDGANWNQHPKCLDVLYNAVHKKKGD; via the coding sequence ATCAAAAATCAACATGGCAACACTCCATTATATTATGCTGCATCTAAAGGTCATCTAGAGGTTGTTCAAACACTAGTGGTTGCTACAGGTATTCAGATAATGGTAAAAAATAGGTATGATAGAACGCCTCTTGATGGAGCCAACTGGAATCAACACCCTAAGTGTCTTGATGTGTTGTATAATGCAGTTCATAAAAAAAAGGGAGACTGA